A region of the Pseudarthrobacter oxydans genome:
GAACAACCCGGTCCTGATTGGTGAGCCGGGCGTCGGCAAGACGGCCGTCGTCGAGGGCCTGGCCCAGGCGATTGTCCGCGGCGACGTCCCCGAAACCATCAAGGACAAGCAGCTCTACACCCTGGACCTGGGGTCCCTGGTGGCAGGCTCGCGTTACCGCGGTGACTTCGAAGAGCGCCTGAAGAAGGTCCTCAAGGAGATCCGCACCCGCGGCGACATCATCCTTTTCATCGACGAAATCCACACCCTTGTGGGCGCGGGTGCCGCTGAAGGAGCCATCGACGCCGCTTCCATCCTGAAGCCCATGCTGGCCCGCGGCGAGCTGCAGACCATCGGTGCCACCACGCTGGATGAGTACCGCAAGCACATCGAAAAGGATGCCGCGCTGGAGCGCCGCTTCCAGCCGATCCAGGTCAAGGAACCCTCCGTGGCGCACGCCATCGAGATCCTCAAGGGGCTGCGTGACCGCTACGAGGCGCACCACCGCGTCACCATCACCGACGGCGCCCTGGCCTCTGCTGCGAGCCTCGCCGAGCGCTACATCTCGGACCGCTTCCTGCCGGACAAGGCGATCGACCTGATCGACGAAGCCGGGGCCCGGCTGCGTATCCGCCGCATGACCGCTCCGCCGGAGCTCAAGGCCATGGACGAGCGCATCGCCAAGCTGAAGATGGAAAAGGAGTCCGCGATTGACGCGCAGGACTTCGAAGGTGCCGCCGCGCTCCGCGACAAGGAGCAGAAGATGATTTCCGAGCGCGCGGAGAAGGAGCGCCACTGGAAGTCCGGCGGCATGGACGACATCTCCGAGGTGGATGAGGATCTCATCGCCGAGGTGCTGGCGAACTCCACCGGCATCCCCGTGTTCAAGCTGACCGAGGAGGAGTCCTCGCGCCTGCTGAAGATGGAAGACGAACTGCACAAGCGCGTGGTGGGCCAGAACGAGGCCATCAAGGCCCTCTCCCAGGCCATCCGCCGTACCCGTGCAGGGCTCAAGGACCCCAAGCGTCCCGGCGGCTCGTTCATCTTCGCCGGCCCCACCGGCGTCGGCAAGACCGAGCTGGCCAAGGCACTCGCTGAGTTCCTGTTCGGTGAAGAGGACGCCCTCATCACCCTGGACATGTCCGAGTACTCCGAGAAGCACACCGTCTCGCGGCTCTTTGGTGCCCCTCCGGGCTACGTGGGCTACGAGGAAGGCGGCCAGCTGACCGAGAAGGTCCGCCGCCGTCCGTTCTCCGTGGTGCTGTTCGACGAAGTTGAAAAGGCCCACGCGGACCTCTTCAACTCGCTGCTGCAGATCCTGGAAGACGGCCGCCTGACCGACTCCCAGGGCCGCGTGGTGGACTTCAAGAACACCGTGATCATCATGACCACCAACCTGGGTACCCGGGACATCTCCAAGAGTGTGGCCACCGGCTTCCAGTCCGGCACCGACACGCAGACCGGCTACAACCGCATGCGTGCCCGTGTGACCGAGGAGCTCAAGCAGCACTTCCGCCCCGAGTTCCTGAACCGTGTGGACGACGTCGTGGTGTTCCCGCAGCTCACCCAGGACGAGATCATCGAGATCGTGGACCTGTTCGTAACCCGGCTGGAGAAGCGCCTCAAGGACAAGGACATGGGCATCGAGCTCACCAAGGCCGCCAAGGTGCTCCTCGCAACCCGCGGCTACGATCCCGCCATGGGTGCCCGGCCGCTGCGCCGGACCATTCAGCGCGAGATCGAGGACCAGCTCTCCGAGAAGATCCTGTTCGGCGAGATCCACCCCGGCGACATCGTCGTTGTGGACGTGGAAGGCGAAGGCGACGACGCGAAGTTCACCTTCGCCGGCAACGCCAAGCCGCGTATCCCGGAAATCGCCCCGAGCGTCTAGTCTCGACAGCCAAAGCCCCGCCACTCCGCAAGGAGCGGCGGGGCTTTCGCTTTGCCCTCGGTCCCGTCAAAGTGTTGGCATCCGGCGGTCACCCGTGGCTAAGTCGCTGCGGCACCGGAGTCATTTGCCGCTTGCTGCTCCTCCGTCGCGTTGACGCAAGCTACACAAATGACCCCGGCCCCTCCGCTTCGCGTGAGGCGCGCCTATGCACGAGGCGACGGACATCAGGCATTTATGTAGGCGCCGTCAAAGCGAGGAACGAGCAGGCGCCGGGAAATGTCTGATGGTCGTCGCCGGAGCGGACCCGGGCGCCCTGCCCCCCTTTGAACTTGAGCGCCGGCGTCGTTCCGCGGGTAGGTAGCGGTTTGTGATGTGGGACACGGTCGGGTTGAATCGGGGCATGGCTAACTTGGAACCGGCGATCCCGGATGAGCGACCTTTGACCCCTTTTCATGATTTGGACCATTATTTGTCAATCCCGCGGGTAAGTGGCCTCGCCCTGAGCCCGGACGGCACCCGGCTGGTCACTACCGTGGCCACCCTGAACGGGAAAGGCACCGAATTCGGTACCGCCCTGTGGGAGCTGGATCCCGCGGGGCAAAAGCACGCCCGGCGGATCACCCGCAGCGCCAAGGGTGAGGCGGGGGCGGCGTTCGCTGCCAATGGGGACGTCTATTTCACCTCCGCGCGGCCGGACCCGGACAGCCCCGAGGAGGAGCCCGTCAAGGCGCTCTGGCTGCTTCCCGCGGACGGCGGCGAAGCCCGCGTGGTGTTGAACCGGGCCGGCGGAGTGGGCGCCGTGCTGACGGCCCGGAACGCCGACGCCGCCTTCGTGACCGCGGAGGTCCTGGCCGGTTCCGCCGACGAAGAGGAGGACGCCGAACGCCGAAAATCGCGGAAGGACCGCAAGGTCTCCGCCATCCTGCACAGTGAATATCCGGTCCGGTACTGGGACGCGGACCTGGGACCGGGCCAGCCCCGGATCTTCGCGGTTGAGCCCGGCGAAGCACAGGACGGCGGCAAACCGGCAACCGTCGATGCCACCGCGCCGCTGGTCCTGCGGAACCTCACGCCGGATGCCGGACCCAGGCTGCGGGAGGCGGAAACCGTGGTCAGCCCCGATGGCAAAACCATCTACACGAGCTACACCAAGCCGCTGGCCAAGGCCGACAGCAGGTCCATCCTGGTGGCCGTGGACGTGGCCTCCGGCAGCACCAAGGTGCTCCTGGACGAGGAGGGCATGAGCTTTTTCCCGGGTCCCGTCAGCCCCGACGGCAGCACCCTGGCAGTTGTCAGCGAAAGCGACACCACGCCGCAGGAGGCCCCGCAGGTCAAGCTCCACCTGCTGGACGTAGCCGGGGAAGGCGGAGACGCCCCGGGCGGCCTGGTGCCGCTGGCTCACGACTGGGACCGGTGGCCCAAGCCCGCTGCCTGGCTTCCGGACGGGTCCGCCCTCCTGGTCACCGCGGACGACGACGGCGCGTCGCCGGTCTTCCGGATCAGCGTCCCCGCCGGCGCGGCTGAAGTAAGTGTCGCCCGGGTGACGCAGGACGCTGCGGCCTACTCCGACGTCGTGGTTTCGCCGGACGGACGCAGCGCCTACGCCCTGCGGAGCTCCTACGAGTTCCCGCCTGAAGCGGTACGGCTGGACCTGCGGACGGGCGAGGCCACGCGGCTGCCCGCCCCCGCGGAGCGGCCGGTGCGCCCCGGCAGGCTGGAACGCATCGCTGCGACGGCGGCGGACGGGTCCCGTGTCCCGGCCTACCTCGCGCTGCCGGAGGGCGCGTCAGCGGAGTCTCCGGCGCCCATGCTCCTGTGGATCCATGGTGGACCGCTCGGGTCCTGGAACGCCTGGACCTGGCGGTGGAACCCGTGGCTGATGACTGCCAGGGGCTATGCGGTCCTCCTGCCCGACCCTGCGCTCTCCACCGGGTACGGCCAGGCCCACATCCAGCGCGGGTGGGGAGCCTGGGGCAAAGCACCGTACGCGGACCTGATGGCCGTCACGGACGCCGCGGTCCAGCGGCCCGACCTCGACGCCGGCCGGACCGCCGCCATGGGAGGGTCCTTCGGCGGCTACATGGCCAACTGGGTGGCAGGGCAGACGGACCGGTTCAGGGCAATCGTGACGCACGCGAGCCTGTGGGCGCTGGACCAGTTCGGCCCCACCACGGACGCCTCGCAGTACTGGCTTAAGGAAATGACAGAAGAGATGGCGCTGGACAACTCACCGCACCTTCACGTCGAAAACATCGGCACGCCCATGCTGGTGATCCACGGGGACAAGGACTACCGGGTGCCCATCGGCGAGGGGCTGCGGCTTTGGTACGAGCTGCTGTCCAAGTCAAAGCTCGCCGCGGACCAGGACGGGCAGACGCCGCATCGGTTCCTGTATTTTCCGGACGAGAACCACTGGGTGCTCCAGCCGCAGCATGCAAAGGTCTGGTACCAGGTTGTGGAGTCATTCCTGGCCAGGAATGTCCTAGGCCAGGACGTGCCACTGCCCGCCGAACTCGGGCTGTAGCCTTTCCGGCGGGGTTTAGGGAACGCCCTTTTCGGGCAAAGCCACTATTCAGGCAATGCCCCTATTCAGGCAAAGCACCGCCCGCTCCCAAAAAGGGCGCGGGCGGGGCTTTGCAAAGGCCTTTTGCTGGCTGTGCCCTCATCGTCGAAAAGAAATGGCGGCCCGGATAAGGAAAGCCGGCGGCAGTTTCCGGCCGGATGGAAAGCCGTACAGCCAAAAGATTGCCGGCCCCGCACAGGGAAAGGAAGTACAAAAGGGCGGCAAGCTGACAGATGCGGAGTCCCGCAATTCCTTCGGGAGCAGTCCGGGTGGCATTCCCGGCCGCGTGACTAACCCACCAGGCGCCCGGCTGCGCGGCATTTGTGCGGGCCCCGGAAAAACCCGGCGGCACTGTCAAACGGACAGGGCCGAAATACCCGTAAAGAAGGGCGCGGTGGGACTGCCTTCGTGACCGCGAACTAGGATTGCCCTGTGACTGACTCCTTTCATATTCGCCCTGCCCGCACCGGTGACGTCCCCGCCATCAAGAAGCTGGTGGCGCCGCTGGCGGAGCAGCGGATCCTCATGGCCAAGGAGACGGTGGCCTACTACGAAAGCCTGCAGGAGTTTCGGATCGCTGAATCCAGCGACGGCGAGGTCATTGGCTGCGGGGCGCTGCACGTCATGTGGGAAGACCTTGCCGAAGTCCGCACGCTCGCTGCTTCCCAGGACTGGCGCGGCAAGGGAGTAGGGCACGTGCTGGTGGAAAGCCTCCTGGATGAAGCCCGGGCCCTTGGCGTCTCCCGTGTTTTCTGCCTGACATTCGAGGTGGACTTCTTCAAGCGCCACGGGTTCGACGTCATGGCCGACCAGTCAGCAGTTGATCCCGTGGTTTATTCGGAACTCCTCCGCTCGCATGATGAGGGTGTTGCCGAGTTCCTGGACCTCGCGCGGGTCAAGCCCAACACCCTGGGCAACACACGCATGATCAAAGTGCTGTAGCAGCCACCTGATCTGTGAGGACTTGTTTTATTCGATTTGATGGATAAACTGGCTGAGGCCGGGATGGGGGGCCCACAGAAAGGGACAGTCATTTGGGGGCTGTCCCTTTCCTGCGTCTGCCGCCGGGCCGGATTGCCGGGCGGGGATCCCTACCGCCATCCGGCCTGCCGGTAGTAGGGTCAAAGTGACATTCTCCAGGCAGTAGAACCAGGAGCGCCGCCATGAAAAAACTCATTAACGATCCCCGGGCCGTAGTAGATGAATCAGTGCAGGGCTTTGGCCTGGCCCACGCCGACTTGGTTACCGTCAGCTCAGATCCAACGTTCATCACGCGCAAAGACGCGCCTGTGAACGGCAAGGTGGGCCTGGTCTCCGGAGGCGGCAGCGGGCACGAGCCGTTGCACGCCGGCTTTGTGGGGCGGGGAATGCTCGACGCCGCCGTGCCGGGGGCGGTGTTCACCTCGCCGACGCCGGACCAGATCCTTCCGGCGACCCTCGCGGTGAACTCGGGGGCCGGCGTCGTCCATATCGTGAAGAACTACACCGGCGACGTCCTGAACTTTGAGACGGCAGCCGAACTGGCGGAAGCCGAGGGCGTCAGCATCCGCACGGTCCTGGTGAACGACGACGTCGCGGTCGAGGACTCCCTGTACACCGCAGGCCGCCGCGGCGTAGGCGGGACGGTGCTGGTGGAGAAGATTGCCGGTGCCGCCGCCGAAAGG
Encoded here:
- a CDS encoding ATP-dependent Clp protease ATP-binding subunit, whose protein sequence is MFERFTDRARRVVVLAQEEARMLNHNYIGTEHILLGLIHEGEGVAAKALESLSISLDGVREQVQEIIGQGQQAPSGHIPFTPRAKKVLELSLREALQLGHNYIGTEHILLGLIREGEGVAAQVLVKLGADLNRVRQQVIQLLSGYQGKETTGAGVGSGQPEGTPAGSVVLDQFGRNLTQAARENKLDPVIGREQEMERVMQVLSRRTKNNPVLIGEPGVGKTAVVEGLAQAIVRGDVPETIKDKQLYTLDLGSLVAGSRYRGDFEERLKKVLKEIRTRGDIILFIDEIHTLVGAGAAEGAIDAASILKPMLARGELQTIGATTLDEYRKHIEKDAALERRFQPIQVKEPSVAHAIEILKGLRDRYEAHHRVTITDGALASAASLAERYISDRFLPDKAIDLIDEAGARLRIRRMTAPPELKAMDERIAKLKMEKESAIDAQDFEGAAALRDKEQKMISERAEKERHWKSGGMDDISEVDEDLIAEVLANSTGIPVFKLTEEESSRLLKMEDELHKRVVGQNEAIKALSQAIRRTRAGLKDPKRPGGSFIFAGPTGVGKTELAKALAEFLFGEEDALITLDMSEYSEKHTVSRLFGAPPGYVGYEEGGQLTEKVRRRPFSVVLFDEVEKAHADLFNSLLQILEDGRLTDSQGRVVDFKNTVIIMTTNLGTRDISKSVATGFQSGTDTQTGYNRMRARVTEELKQHFRPEFLNRVDDVVVFPQLTQDEIIEIVDLFVTRLEKRLKDKDMGIELTKAAKVLLATRGYDPAMGARPLRRTIQREIEDQLSEKILFGEIHPGDIVVVDVEGEGDDAKFTFAGNAKPRIPEIAPSV
- a CDS encoding alpha/beta fold hydrolase is translated as MANLEPAIPDERPLTPFHDLDHYLSIPRVSGLALSPDGTRLVTTVATLNGKGTEFGTALWELDPAGQKHARRITRSAKGEAGAAFAANGDVYFTSARPDPDSPEEEPVKALWLLPADGGEARVVLNRAGGVGAVLTARNADAAFVTAEVLAGSADEEEDAERRKSRKDRKVSAILHSEYPVRYWDADLGPGQPRIFAVEPGEAQDGGKPATVDATAPLVLRNLTPDAGPRLREAETVVSPDGKTIYTSYTKPLAKADSRSILVAVDVASGSTKVLLDEEGMSFFPGPVSPDGSTLAVVSESDTTPQEAPQVKLHLLDVAGEGGDAPGGLVPLAHDWDRWPKPAAWLPDGSALLVTADDDGASPVFRISVPAGAAEVSVARVTQDAAAYSDVVVSPDGRSAYALRSSYEFPPEAVRLDLRTGEATRLPAPAERPVRPGRLERIAATAADGSRVPAYLALPEGASAESPAPMLLWIHGGPLGSWNAWTWRWNPWLMTARGYAVLLPDPALSTGYGQAHIQRGWGAWGKAPYADLMAVTDAAVQRPDLDAGRTAAMGGSFGGYMANWVAGQTDRFRAIVTHASLWALDQFGPTTDASQYWLKEMTEEMALDNSPHLHVENIGTPMLVIHGDKDYRVPIGEGLRLWYELLSKSKLAADQDGQTPHRFLYFPDENHWVLQPQHAKVWYQVVESFLARNVLGQDVPLPAELGL
- a CDS encoding amino-acid N-acetyltransferase gives rise to the protein MTDSFHIRPARTGDVPAIKKLVAPLAEQRILMAKETVAYYESLQEFRIAESSDGEVIGCGALHVMWEDLAEVRTLAASQDWRGKGVGHVLVESLLDEARALGVSRVFCLTFEVDFFKRHGFDVMADQSAVDPVVYSELLRSHDEGVAEFLDLARVKPNTLGNTRMIKVL
- the dhaK gene encoding dihydroxyacetone kinase subunit DhaK; protein product: MKKLINDPRAVVDESVQGFGLAHADLVTVSSDPTFITRKDAPVNGKVGLVSGGGSGHEPLHAGFVGRGMLDAAVPGAVFTSPTPDQILPATLAVNSGAGVVHIVKNYTGDVLNFETAAELAEAEGVSIRTVLVNDDVAVEDSLYTAGRRGVGGTVLVEKIAGAAAERGDDLEAVAAIGERVNANVRTMGVALSACTVPHAGSPSFDLAEDEIEIGIGIHGEPGRHRIPMENADGITDRLLEPVLADLGITSGDKVLLFVNGMGGTPLSELYIVYRRAAQVLSERGAAVERSLVGNYITSLEMQGCSISVLRLDDELTDLWDAPVHTAALRWGV